A genomic stretch from Desulfomonile tiedjei includes:
- a CDS encoding competence/damage-inducible protein A gives MDGSFEAWILTVGNEIINGVITDTNREAISRELRSVGITVKGMSSVGDDPALIADALGMAMERAQVTVVSGGLGPTEDDKTSASVASFLGVPLRSDPEQLARIEERFRQWSRPMAATNAKQALFPEGAIPIPNDYGTAPGFLIERQGRIALFFPGVPRELIRMLRERGIPAIVERFGVSKQVFKTKTLNVYGLSESKLGEILSDVARDEDNYHLAFLPRFPIIRLRMDASAGTAEEAERILVLKQTVLNERLIENIISDAGRSMEEVVLELLESKGLTLALAESITGGMIGEMITRVSGSSRTFMGSTVSYSNELKVDVLGVSEQTIRTYGAVSHRCAREMAEGARKVAKADVGLSVTGVAGPDGGTPEKPVGTLFLGLSTPDLTTSRGFLLPGAREWVRTLAAMQALDLLRRHLLGYRVYGTEEE, from the coding sequence ATGGACGGTTCGTTTGAGGCATGGATACTCACGGTAGGCAACGAAATAATCAACGGCGTTATCACCGACACCAACCGGGAAGCCATTTCGCGGGAATTAAGGTCAGTGGGTATTACCGTAAAAGGAATGTCCTCAGTGGGAGACGACCCGGCACTCATCGCTGACGCCCTTGGCATGGCAATGGAACGGGCTCAAGTGACCGTTGTCTCTGGAGGCCTGGGGCCAACGGAAGATGACAAGACCTCGGCGTCGGTCGCAAGCTTCCTGGGGGTTCCGTTGCGGTCCGACCCGGAACAACTTGCGCGGATAGAGGAACGCTTCCGCCAGTGGAGCCGGCCTATGGCAGCCACAAACGCCAAACAGGCTCTGTTCCCTGAAGGGGCCATCCCGATTCCCAACGATTACGGGACCGCTCCCGGATTCCTGATCGAGAGACAAGGGCGGATAGCTCTGTTCTTTCCGGGCGTCCCGAGGGAATTGATAAGAATGCTGCGGGAACGAGGCATTCCGGCCATAGTGGAACGTTTCGGCGTCTCGAAACAGGTCTTCAAGACGAAAACGCTTAATGTCTATGGCCTGTCTGAATCCAAACTGGGAGAGATCCTGTCAGACGTGGCTCGTGACGAGGACAACTATCACCTCGCTTTTCTACCAAGATTTCCCATAATTAGACTTCGCATGGATGCTAGTGCAGGAACGGCTGAGGAGGCTGAGCGAATTCTGGTCTTAAAGCAGACGGTACTGAACGAAAGGCTGATAGAGAATATAATCTCCGATGCCGGCCGGTCCATGGAAGAGGTCGTGCTTGAACTCCTCGAGAGCAAGGGTCTCACCTTGGCCCTGGCTGAATCTATAACCGGCGGCATGATCGGGGAAATGATCACCAGAGTGTCAGGTAGTTCGCGGACCTTCATGGGATCAACTGTAAGTTATTCCAATGAATTGAAAGTTGATGTGCTGGGCGTGTCCGAACAGACAATCCGGACTTACGGGGCCGTGTCCCACCGCTGTGCACGCGAGATGGCTGAAGGGGCCAGGAAAGTCGCCAAGGCGGATGTAGGCCTTTCTGTTACGGGCGTTGCGGGTCCGGATGGCGGAACACCGGAAAAGCCGGTCGGCACCCTTTTCCTCGGCCTGTCAACGCCGGACCTTACGACCAGTAGAGGCTTCCTTCTGCCGGGAGCGCGAGAATGGGTCCGCACCCTGGCCGCAATGCAGGCGCTCGATCTCTTGAGGAGACACTTACTGGGTTATCGTGTTTACGGAACAGAGGAAGAGTAG
- the ubiE gene encoding bifunctional demethylmenaquinone methyltransferase/2-methoxy-6-polyprenyl-1,4-benzoquinol methylase UbiE, translated as MFDHISGYYDGTNRILSFGLDEHWRRRAVSRLAPGPGRTYLDIGCGTGDIALEILKQCPESKVIGIDQSDGMLGVGRTKIRGAGLENAISLVLADVLDLRYEDNSFDGAITSFCIRNVTDRRRALNEIHRVVRPGGLLVILELTEPQGLFMKPMFKLYAKVVMPLVTKLLSSVSAYRYLADSMADFPSPQSVLDIMKETGFEDLKHGHMTGGIVTLFAGQVKS; from the coding sequence ATGTTCGATCACATATCCGGTTATTACGACGGGACGAACCGGATTCTTTCTTTTGGACTTGATGAACACTGGCGCCGCCGCGCTGTGTCACGACTCGCTCCGGGTCCCGGCCGCACGTATCTGGATATCGGGTGCGGCACAGGGGACATTGCTCTGGAAATTCTGAAGCAGTGCCCGGAGAGCAAAGTCATAGGCATTGATCAATCGGACGGCATGCTCGGCGTGGGGCGAACAAAAATTCGCGGAGCCGGATTGGAGAACGCTATTTCGCTGGTCCTGGCGGATGTCCTTGACCTGCGTTACGAGGATAATTCCTTCGATGGAGCTATCACTTCATTCTGTATAAGAAATGTCACCGACAGGCGTCGCGCGTTAAATGAAATCCACAGAGTCGTTCGCCCCGGCGGCCTGCTTGTGATCCTGGAACTCACCGAACCTCAGGGACTGTTCATGAAACCTATGTTCAAGCTTTACGCAAAGGTTGTGATGCCCCTGGTGACAAAGCTGCTATCCTCTGTATCTGCTTATCGTTATCTCGCCGACTCAATGGCGGACTTTCCGAGCCCTCAGTCGGTTTTGGATATCATGAAAGAAACCGGCTTTGAGGACCTCAAGCACGGCCACATGACTGGCGGGATCGTGACACTTTTTGCGGGGCAGGTGAAGAGTTGA
- a CDS encoding tetratricopeptide repeat protein has product MTTVASVATVLALVLVFAPGQGSGNDKEQGIRLFNEGLTLEEVAKDQGDLEQAVDKYQRALQIFRKAAFPEGIGAASNNLCIIHKNWSKYDQAVEYCEQALATAKELRNVEGEARTLNNLGLIYAAWRRYDKAVEYYEQALAIKRELKDISGEATTLNNLGLIYRDWGEYDKAVECYQRSLSISREIKDLNAESNALNNLGLIYKDWGQYDKAVDYFQQSLSLSRKLEDIRGEGLTLTNLGNVYKDWREYDKAVESFEKSLRISRRMKDPSAEGNALNNLGNVYSDRGEYDKAVEYYGNSLTINREINDPQGERNALNNLGIVYSYRGQDDKTADCYEKVLAISRALKDPKGEGIALSNLGNVHKSRGWYGKAVEYYRQAHGIQTNLKDRKSEANTLSNLGVVYYLWGQYDKAVEYYERSLAIAIDLKDPGGEGISLNNLANVFKNWGQYDKAVEYYEKSLAIRKEIKDPSGEGLALSNLGVVYADRGRHDKALETLNESLQIYERIGVPTHWQKYLIGDLYLDMGDLEKAETFLREAGYNQGLGRLYLTKSDYKRAGECYETVRLTSEDNRNADNLFASYTGLGLALEGIGDNPGAAEHFQKAIQHIEEMRTALSQAERAEFYNVRVWGFWRTTPYDGLARVLIKMNRPVEALKTSEYTKARVFAEALSKRGRNSGSDLPKEVMEKDSLLNEQLAAVAKRLQGAYEKQEKSAISPLEQEVSNLKDRLAEHVAMLRKDYPLFAAAKYPQPMALDETGLRDEEWVLAYHVTHSGVIVYATKGKDLVKALFKPIPRKDLDDLVLAFRKPLEIIPGRGNFDDKLQSFDFGAGKSLSDLLLRDVLELLPPRSPVIIVPDDSLGMLPFEALMLNDTGVVRTDKDLPYVSGAEFFGDSNIVSYYQSITALTLSRASSKTTAPREGLLALADPVFQEKDERAAGHAKKESAHGVLESLYRRLMAGEENAQAGGLRFTRLTRTKELVEDLAAMYKQDTRVYTGYDASKTIFLEKIGPKLDGYDKVVFATHGYFGKDLPGIMEPVLVLTLVPPGTDGYLRMTEVMGLNMTADIVVLTACQTGLGKRTAGEGTMGMGRAFQYAGARSVLMSLWSVSEAASVSLMKNFFRNLKEGKTKSDALAAARAELRARGFDHPFFWAGFILAGEPS; this is encoded by the coding sequence ATGACAACAGTGGCCTCAGTTGCGACGGTGCTGGCGTTGGTTCTGGTGTTTGCGCCTGGCCAAGGATCCGGCAATGACAAGGAACAGGGGATTCGCCTTTTCAACGAAGGGCTCACATTGGAGGAAGTTGCCAAAGATCAAGGGGACCTTGAGCAGGCCGTGGATAAATATCAGAGAGCGCTTCAGATCTTCCGGAAGGCGGCCTTCCCGGAAGGGATCGGCGCTGCAAGCAACAACCTGTGCATTATTCACAAGAACTGGAGCAAATACGATCAGGCCGTTGAGTACTGCGAGCAGGCCCTTGCCACAGCCAAAGAGTTAAGAAACGTCGAGGGTGAAGCTCGTACCCTCAATAATCTGGGTTTGATCTATGCTGCCTGGCGTCGATACGACAAGGCCGTGGAATATTACGAACAGGCTCTGGCTATTAAGCGAGAACTCAAAGACATCAGTGGTGAGGCGACAACCCTTAACAACTTGGGTTTAATCTACCGGGATTGGGGCGAGTACGACAAGGCTGTCGAGTGTTATCAGAGATCGCTTAGCATCAGCCGGGAGATCAAGGACCTAAATGCCGAGAGCAATGCCCTCAACAACTTGGGACTAATCTACAAGGACTGGGGCCAATATGACAAGGCTGTGGACTACTTTCAACAATCCTTGTCTCTGAGCCGGAAACTCGAAGACATCAGAGGCGAGGGATTGACTCTCACAAACCTGGGCAACGTTTACAAGGATTGGCGCGAATACGACAAGGCCGTGGAGTCTTTCGAGAAATCTCTGCGCATCAGCAGGAGGATGAAGGACCCGAGCGCCGAGGGCAACGCTCTCAACAACCTGGGCAATGTCTATTCGGACAGAGGCGAATACGACAAGGCTGTCGAGTATTACGGAAACTCACTGACAATTAACAGAGAGATCAATGATCCCCAGGGCGAGAGAAATGCCCTGAACAACCTGGGCATTGTCTACAGCTACCGGGGTCAAGATGACAAGACCGCGGACTGTTACGAGAAGGTCTTGGCCATCAGCAGGGCCTTGAAAGACCCCAAAGGTGAGGGAATCGCCCTGAGTAACTTGGGCAATGTCCACAAGAGCCGGGGCTGGTACGGAAAAGCTGTAGAATATTACCGGCAAGCTCATGGCATCCAGACGAATCTTAAGGATCGTAAAAGTGAGGCGAACACGCTGAGCAACCTGGGTGTTGTCTATTATTTGTGGGGCCAGTACGACAAGGCCGTGGAGTATTACGAACGGTCGCTAGCTATAGCCATAGACCTTAAAGACCCAGGGGGCGAGGGAATAAGCCTTAATAATTTGGCCAATGTCTTCAAAAACTGGGGTCAGTACGACAAGGCTGTGGAGTATTACGAAAAGTCCCTCGCCATCAGGAAAGAAATCAAGGACCCTAGCGGTGAAGGACTGGCCCTCAGCAACTTGGGTGTTGTTTACGCGGACCGTGGACGGCATGACAAGGCACTGGAGACTCTGAACGAATCACTTCAAATCTATGAAAGAATAGGTGTCCCCACGCATTGGCAAAAATACCTGATCGGCGATCTGTACCTCGATATGGGCGATTTGGAGAAGGCCGAGACCTTTCTGCGCGAGGCAGGTTACAACCAAGGGCTGGGGAGACTGTATCTCACAAAGTCGGATTACAAGAGGGCAGGGGAATGTTACGAAACTGTTCGCCTGACTTCCGAGGACAACAGGAATGCCGACAACCTGTTCGCCTCGTACACCGGTCTGGGCCTGGCATTGGAAGGGATAGGCGACAACCCTGGAGCGGCGGAGCATTTTCAGAAGGCTATTCAACACATTGAAGAGATGCGTACGGCCTTGAGTCAGGCCGAACGGGCGGAATTCTACAATGTCCGGGTCTGGGGGTTTTGGAGAACCACGCCATACGATGGTCTTGCCAGAGTGTTGATTAAAATGAACCGACCTGTTGAAGCCTTGAAAACGTCCGAATACACCAAGGCCCGCGTCTTTGCCGAAGCATTATCGAAGAGAGGCCGAAATTCAGGCTCCGATCTTCCAAAAGAAGTGATGGAAAAAGATTCGTTGCTCAACGAGCAATTAGCCGCGGTCGCCAAGAGGCTCCAAGGCGCCTACGAGAAGCAAGAAAAGTCGGCTATCTCCCCCCTGGAGCAGGAAGTGAGCAACCTGAAGGACAGATTAGCAGAGCATGTTGCCATGCTTCGGAAAGACTACCCACTTTTTGCCGCAGCGAAATATCCTCAACCCATGGCCCTGGATGAGACCGGTCTAAGAGACGAGGAGTGGGTGCTTGCGTATCACGTAACCCACTCCGGCGTAATAGTATATGCGACCAAAGGAAAAGATCTGGTAAAAGCGCTTTTCAAGCCTATTCCACGAAAAGATCTGGACGACCTCGTCCTCGCGTTCAGAAAGCCTCTCGAAATCATTCCCGGACGGGGCAATTTTGACGACAAGCTCCAATCCTTTGATTTTGGCGCGGGGAAAAGTCTCTCCGACCTACTTTTGAGGGACGTGCTGGAGCTTCTGCCTCCACGCTCCCCGGTCATTATAGTGCCTGACGATTCCCTGGGGATGCTACCCTTTGAGGCGCTCATGTTGAACGATACGGGTGTTGTGAGGACCGACAAGGACCTGCCGTATGTATCAGGGGCCGAGTTCTTCGGTGACAGTAACATCGTTTCCTATTACCAATCCATTACCGCTCTCACCCTTAGCAGGGCCTCCTCGAAGACCACTGCACCACGTGAGGGCCTCCTTGCCCTAGCCGACCCGGTCTTTCAAGAGAAGGACGAGAGGGCGGCCGGTCATGCAAAGAAGGAATCTGCCCACGGAGTTCTGGAGTCCTTGTACAGACGCCTCATGGCCGGTGAGGAGAATGCACAGGCGGGTGGCTTGCGTTTCACTCGATTAACTCGGACCAAAGAGCTGGTCGAAGATTTAGCTGCGATGTACAAGCAGGATACCCGGGTCTACACGGGCTACGACGCAAGCAAGACGATCTTCCTGGAGAAGATTGGCCCTAAGCTGGACGGATACGACAAAGTAGTATTCGCAACCCACGGGTACTTCGGCAAGGACCTGCCCGGCATCATGGAACCCGTCCTGGTGCTCACCTTGGTTCCTCCCGGAACGGATGGATATTTGCGAATGACTGAAGTGATGGGACTGAACATGACGGCCGACATCGTGGTGCTCACGGCATGTCAGACGGGCCTCGGAAAACGAACCGCCGGGGAAGGCACTATGGGGATGGGAAGGGCCTTCCAGTATGCCGGTGCACGCAGTGTCTTGATGAGCCTGTGGTCGGTCTCCGAGGCGGCCTCGGTCAGCCTCATGAAGAATTTCTTCCGCAACTTGAAGGAGGGAAAGACCAAATCCGATGCGCTTGCGGCAGCTAGGGCCGAACTTCGCGCCCGCGGCTTCGATCATCCATTCTTTTGGGCCGGGTTTATATTGGCCGGGGAGCCCTCTTGA